The following DNA comes from Oncorhynchus gorbuscha isolate QuinsamMale2020 ecotype Even-year unplaced genomic scaffold, OgorEven_v1.0 Un_scaffold_12710, whole genome shotgun sequence.
agcctccacattgactctgtaccggtaccccctgtatatagcctccacattgactctgtaccggtaccccctgtatatagcctccacattgactctgtaccggtaccccctgtatatagcctccacattgactctgtactggtaccccctgtatatagcctccacattgactctgtaccggtaccccctgtatatagcctccacattgactctgtactggtaccccctgtatatagcctccacattgactctgtactggtaccccctgtatatagtctccacatagactctgtactggtaccccctgtatatagcctccacattgactctgtactggtaccccctgtatatagcctcgctactagTATTTTGTTGCTGTATAAttcttttttatttgtttattacatttttttgtttattACATTGTTTATTACATTGTTTATTACATTGTTTATTACATTGTTTATTACATTGTTTATTACAttgtttattacatttttttcgaCTGCATTATTAAGGgcctgtcagtgagcatttcactgtgagaacACTGTAACAGGTTGCAACACGGCAACAGCAGGTGCAACACGGCAACAGCAGGTTGCAACACGGCAACAGCAGGTTGTAACCTGTTTTGGCACATGTGATTGTACTGGATACTCTGAAGGCCTGTAGTGTAGATGACTAGACACCAGGGCCGTCTCCTCCCAGCTGTGTTACCCCAGTGTAGATGACCAGACCCCGTCTCTTCCAGCTGTAGATGACTAACCCGTCTCTTCCAGCTGTGTTACCCTGTAGGGGATGACTAGATCCCGTCTCTTCCAGCTGTGTTACCCCTGTAGTGTagatgactagaccccgtctcttCCAGCTGTGTTACCCAGTATAGATGACCAGACCCCGTCTCTTCCAGCTGTGTTACCCTGTAGTGTAGATGACCCAGACCCCGTCTCTTCCAGCTGTGTTGCCCTGTGAGTGTagatgactagaccccgtctcttCCAGCTGTGTTACCCTGTAGGTGTagatgactagaccccgtctcttCCAGCTGTGTTACCCTGTGGTGATGACCAGGCCGTCTCTTCCAGCTGTGTTACCCTGTAGTGTAGATGACCAGACCCCGTCTCTTCCAGCTGTGTTGCCTGTAGTGAATGACCCGGGCCCGTCTCTTCAGCTGTGTTACCCTGTAGTGTAGATGACCAGGACCCGTCTCTCTTCCAGCTGTGTTACCCCTGTAGTGTAGATGACCAGACCCGTCTCTTCCAGCTGTTATTGCCTGTAGTGTAGATGACCAGACCCCCGTCTCTTCCAGCTGTGTTACCCTGTAGTGTAGATGACCAGACCCCGTCTCTTCCAGCTGTGTTACCCTATAGTGTAGATGACCAGACCCCGTCTCTTCCAGCTGTGTTACCCTGTAGTGTAGATGACCAGACCCCGTCTCTTCCCAGCTGTGTTACCCTGTAGTGTAGATGACCAGACCTCGCCTTCCAGGCTGTGTTACCCTGTAGTGTAGATGACTAGACACCAGACCCCGTCTCTTCCAGCTGTGTTACCCTGTAGTGTAGATGACTAGACACCAGACCCCGTCTCTTCCAGCTGTGTTACCCTGTAGTGTAGATGACTAGACACCAGACCCCGTCTCTTCCAGCTGTGTTACCCTGTAGTGTAGATGACCAGACACCAGACCCCGTCTCTTCCAGCTGTGTTACCCTGAAGTGTAGATGACTAGACACCAGACCCAGTCTCTTCCAGCTAGTTACCAGTAGATGACTAGACACCAGACCCCGTCTCTTCCAGCTGTGTTACCCTGTAGTGTAGATGACTAGACACCAGACCAGTCTCTTCCAGCTGTGTTACCTGTAGTGTAGATGAATAGACACCAGACCCCGTCTCTTCCAGCTGTGTTACCCTGAGTGTAGATGACTAGACACCAGACCCCGTCTCTTCCAGCTGTGTTGCCTGCAGTTTAGATGACTAGACACCAGACCCCGTCTCTTCCAGCTGTGTTACCTGTAGTGTGGCAGACCAGACCCCGTCTCTTCCAGCTGTGTTACCCTGTAGTGTAGATGACCAGGCCCCGTCTCTTCCCAGCTGTGTTACCCCTGTAGATGACCAGACACCAGACCCCGTCTCTTCCAGCTGTGTTGTGCCAGAACGTCCAtggccagtggaggctggtgcCACTTTAAATCAGAGGACCAGCTCATTGTAAAGTCTGAATGAATTAATGGAACCGTGACCGCCGTTCCAATACTGGGCTACCGTACCATTACCGGGCTGCTCCATTAATGTTCCATTACCGCTACACCATTACCGGGCCGCTCTTACCGGGCTGTTACAGTGAGCCCgtcctccctccaccagtctccaCTTCTTCTGTGTGCAGTAGGGTAAAACAGCCTGTACCATATACAGTATGCCCACATACACCCAGCCTGACTGTTTGCTTGTCTTGGCAGGCCGAGTCGCCCCACACACAAAGAAGCCCATTGAACTGCCCTACAGTGTGGGACTGGTCGGTGCAGTTTGACTGCAAGGCACAGGATCTCTTCACTAACCCTTTATATACCGAGAAGCCCAAGCAGGAGACGTCTGTGAGGAAATCATACAGGCCCAGggtactctctcttcctctctctctttctgtctcgctctctctctttctgtctcgctctctctctttctgtctcgctcgctctctttctgtgtctcgctctctctttctgtgtctcgctctctctttctgtgtctcgctctctctttcggtctctcgctctctttcggtctctcgctctctctttctgtctcgcgCTCCATTCAACTGTAATAGTCAGTTTACTATATTCCATCATTATGCTGATCAAAATGTCTCTGTTCTTCTATATCTGCTTCCAGCACCTGCGTCAGCTGTCCCTGCCAAGCTCAGCCTTCAAGACCCCCCCTAAGAAGGGCTTCTTTAAAGACGAGGCGGACAACCTGAAGAAAATCCTCGGTGTAAAGAGGCTCAGTCGCTGGATGCTGTCTCCTTCCTCAGATTCCCCTCAGACCTCGTCTTCAGTCAGGGAGTTCTACGAGGCGTGGCAGACTAAACCATTGGACTACCATGGTCTGCTGCTGCCCTGCCTGGACGGTCCCTCCATACGCGTCTGGATGCAGAGGTACCTGCCCGTAGAGATGGACTTCCCcccctaaaaaatatatatttttcctttTTGAAAACGGTATTTTGCATTGATAAGAGTCAGAAACATTTGTTATTTTAGTGTCAAAAAATTGACCCACAacgtgtaaataggataattttggtcataaagtccaAAAACGGAGATTTGTGAGATAACATTGTATGTTGGAATGAAGCGTACGGTAAAAGTTTTTGTTTGGTTAGTTTCAATCCACAGCTGATTGTACCCAAGTTATCATCAATCCACAGCTGACAGTACCCAAGTTATCATCAATCCACAGCTGATTGTACCCAAGTTATCATCAATCCACAGCTGATTGTACCCAAGTTATCATCAATCCACAGCTGACTGTACCCAAGTTATCATCAATCCACAGCTGATTGTACCCAAGTCATCATCAATCCACAGCTGACTGTATCCAAGTCATCAATCCACAGCTGACTGTATCCAAGTTATCATCAATCCACAGCTGACTGTATCCAAGTCATCAATCCACAGCTGATTGTATTACCCTGTTCAATTGGCTTTGACATTCAATATCCCTATCGGGTTTTAGACCATCAATTAATTACACTATGTACATGGGACAATATTTGACAAGGTCaatagaaaaaataaagaaatatatattAATGACTGGTTCGATGACTGGAGTGCTAGGCTGGTTCGATGACTGGAGTGCTAGGTTGCCCGATGACTGAGTGCTAGGGCTGGTTCGATGACTGGAGTGCTAGGCTGGTTCGATGACTGCTGGGTTAGGCTGGTTCGATGACTGATTGCTAGGCTGGTTCAATGACTGGATTGCTAGGCTGGTTCAATGACTGGATTAAGTAGGCTGGTTCATGACTGGATTGCTAGGCTGGTTCGATGACTGGATTGCTAGGCTGTGGTTCGATGACTGGGTTGCTAGGCTGGTTCGATGACTGGGTTGCTAGGCTGGTTCGATGACTGATTGCTAGGCTGTCTGATGACTGGATTGCTAGGCTGGTTCGATGACTGGATTGCTAGGGCTGGTTCGATGACTGGATTGCTAGGCTGGTTCGATGACTGGATTGCTAGGCTGGTTCGATGACTGGATTGCTAGGCTGGTTCGATGACTGGATTGCTAGGCTGGTTCGATGACTGGATTGCTAGGCTTGGTTCGATGACTGGAGTGCTAGGCTTGGTTCGATGACTGGAGTGCTAGGCTGGTTCGATGACTGGAGTGCTAGGCTGGTTGGCATTTAATTAGACAACTAAAAGATGAGCAAAATGGAAATATTGTCTCATTTACATTGTGTAAATTATTAACGGTCCATCACTCTTCCCGGAGCTCGGCTATCCAAAGTCAAACCAACTTTTCCATGGTCGCACACCAGCCTGCTGAAGCTAATTGGTGAAATGGATTTGGGTTAACCACCTATGAACGCACCCGAGAACATACATCAACCCTCCCCAAAAAACCAACTTGGCGTTTACGCTTGAATTCAGTCATGGCCGCAATCATTTCTTAACGAATGAAATATAAGACTAAAATCAGGAAGTGCATCCACCGTTTTTAAACCTTTATTCCACCAAGAAATGACCCCTGAACTTAGAAACCTATTTTGTGACATACTTGTTATATCTACAAATGAATTGTtttatataataaataataataccaTATGTGATTGTAGTTGATAGGTTTTTCCCTGACCGAGATCGTTACTTATTTGAGTCACATTACTGGGATGTCCATCACTATTCTAGTGT
Coding sequences within:
- the LOC124016954 gene encoding myotubularin-related protein 12-like codes for the protein MFHYRYTITGPLLPGCYSEPVLPPPVSTSSVCSRVKQPVPYTVCPHTPSLTVCLSWQAESPHTQRSPLNCPTVWDWSVQFDCKAQDLFTNPLYTEKPKQETSVRKSYRPRHLRQLSLPSSAFKTPPKKGFFKDEADNLKKILGVKRLSRWMLSPSSDSPQTSSSVREFYEAWQTKPLDYHGLLLPCLDGPSIRVWMQRYLPVEMDFPP